From the genome of Athalia rosae chromosome 3, iyAthRosa1.1, whole genome shotgun sequence:
CATATTGAATCGCACTAATGTTATCGATTTTTTGCATTCTCATtcgtattaatattattgtcattattttgTCTATTTTCATCAAACGTTAAACGCCCTTATTCGAATagatgtgatattttttttacaaaaaaaagagaatagatAATTTGAGTTCACTGATATTCAGAGGCACGatagaaatgaaatagatGTACAATTATATTTGTGAATTGCTACTGAATAATTTTGATGGGTTGTTCAAAacaggaaaagaaacgaaagaataggtgagaaaatttttcggaactaAAAGGaagcttgaaaaatgaaaaaatacgataTTAATAAAGATAGAAATTTTTAGCGCTGTAAGAAGCTTTTGAGcgttataaattattccaCTATGATTAGACGTATTGGGTATAATTTAGTCGATTATACCTAATCGTAGTTAATTATATTATGAGATTTTGAAGCCTCGAATCAAACGATCTAAAACAGCTAACGGTAATTATAAAGCTTCGACTTACGAAGAACCGATTAAACTTAGATACTGAAAATTCGAccaggaaaaagaaaaatggaagccTGACATATGAAATTAAAACGATATAAATATCCTTCCCTTTCCCTGAACATCGATCGACTTTTCATACTGTCGTATTATGATGGCAACAAAAAGAATTATGAATTAATGACTttatcaaagagaaaaaattaagaaaaaattaatggaatcttctatatatttgtaataatataatattataaaagcAGATGAATTGAGATGGCGAAAAAACTCGTAGTACTGTACTAGAGAATTGAATAGAAATCATGAATTGGGAGGGGAAATgaagttaaaataaaaaataacctaAGCTTAAAATATGAATTGTGAAGGGGTACGTAAAATTCAATACTTATTACAATACGTAACAAAGTTATagaataatattattgtaataatcGTAATTACTACATAATATGATGTACGATTACATGACTTATCGTTAAGCTTTCTTATGCAATTTCTCTACcacttatatatacatttgacgcacgactttttcgaaaataaaactttACGATAAACGCTCCACAATTGTTGCAACATTACACCCCGTCGAGTAAGTCCTACttcgctaaaaaaaaaaaaaaagtaattccCGGGTGCTCGTCTTCTGCGTTTCGTAGTTGATCATTTCTTACTCCGTATAACAGCGACAAAACTCAAGTATTTTACCAACTTCAAAGACATCAAGAGCCCGAGAcgtgggttttttttcatttttctttcctaaagtaaaaacaaaaaaaaaaaaaaaaaccaactaccGTCATACGAGTTCatggtaataatattaatctaACGTTATGCGAAGTTGAGAAGAACGTTAAGACAATTTTACACAACATTATTCACGTCTgcattttttatcatacattTTCGCGTTGCGCATAATTATATCGGATATTCTCCGAGGGGATCCTGAGGGACGAAATTAGGTTGTATCGGTTACGTAGGTAGTGGTCGGATAATTTAGTTAAACACTGCCCAGCCGCACCCTTTCGATCTAACTGCGTTAGTTGTATAATTGCCACCGTCTTTTAGTAGCCCAAAGGTACCAGGTCACATCGATCAGAAGTCTCCCCggtgttttcttttcctttcttttttttctttttcccttctacTCACATCGTCACGGTAGAAGTGAACGGGGGCTTTtgttttcccttccttttttaccgttttttaccgtttttttttttttttttgttacctttTGCGACGAGTGCTTACCTACCCTATATAATACATTTATGTACCAACCCCCGTAGCGTCTATCGAATTTCACCTGCAGATGTTTTCTCGGAACCACCCCGAGGTTCGCGTCACCGCCGGACGGTTGAGATCCGAGTCGAGGATGATTCGTCACATAccattttcatgttttttcttttctcttcttcgctgctgcgataataaaacaaataatgtCCTCGTGACGTGGGAGAGAAATGAAGCGAGAAAAAGGTAGATTTTTCTAAGTAGATACCTCAGGTCGTTTAAAGTTGACGGTATGACAAGAACAATATAAGTTATCGACGGATGTGATACTTCTGTTATTGTCAATCGAGGTTGAGTGAGGTCTGAAATCGTGGGAGAAAAGATATTCCAGGGATTAGGCGTTATACGATCCAAAGAAAACTGGAAGCTTTCAAGGGTCGCTAAAGCTTTATTATCGTATGTTTGTTCTTCTTACGTTTTATAAGTGAGAAACACGATGGTGAAATTTCTTGCATTTTGTTCGAAAGACTAGATGCAGCGCGAATGAACCTAATCTcgaaaagattcttttcaaaactactttgaaagattttcaaactttttaacGAGCTTATACAACTTACGCGAACATTACCGCCGGCTGATATCAACGACGGGACACCcgggtaagaagaaaaaaaaaaaaaaaaaaaacaaaacttctGCTATTCGATCTTCAAGATTTGTTTAACGCGCCTTATTTTCACAACGCTTTTCACCAAATCGTTAACTGTGATTCGCTGGATTCGTGCCACCTGCGGAATCGAGGCGAGTGAAGGAGTTTACtcgttgaaatattgaaaactttccaagTAAAAGTTCCCGACAGTTTAAAACTATAAGACGCAATGACTTTGTGTAATTTCGAATCAAAGTTTATTCAACGTAAGGAAGTGTGAACGAAATTGGATCTATTCTACACTTTTCTAGCGATCGCGTTCATTTCGGTATTATACCGATAATCGGTGTAATCAATTATATATTCCGGACAGAAAAAAGGTGTTCAGTCTACGGGCTTGAAATATGTAGGAACTATCTAATTTACAATTAGACGTATATCCTACGATTACGATTAGATTGACATTTTACAACGCCCTCAATTTCGGCTCCTCGTTGACCGATTACTGCAAAATGTTGAGCCTATCGTGGACAAGCGCGAAGTTggcgagaaaataatttcctcgAATAGTCGGGAATACGCACAACCCTCACCCTCATGCTCAACCTTCTCCTGACTCtgtgatattttcaattccgaGCTACCGATCAACGTCGTAGGGTGTATTTGCTCTCGAGTATAACGGTCTAGAATTACCTCCACTCGTTAAAGAAGGCGAAATAATTACTAAGGTAACTTGAGACGAGAGAATCAGTTTTTCATGATTGGCCTGCAAAgtgattataatatatatatatgcaaggTTAACAGCATTTCCTCAGGGCTCAGGGCTCCCCATAATTTGAACCCTGGAGCCCTACCATAGCTCATTGTAATTACTCGTTGATGATACAGTATGAGATTTTGATGTCCAATCTATCGCATAATATCTGTGTTTTCCACGAGTATCGTCATACTACATTTTAGGTCACGACGCAGCACTTCGTTTTCTCGTCTGTCTAGATCTACGAGCGTCGCCGTCGCTTTTACAGCTTTTAAAAGccttcgtatatatatttcattatcGATCAtatcccccgccccccctgcTTTGTACCCTCGTACCTATATAGTCGTACAGACGTACGAACGACTATACAACTACGCAAGACAGGTGAACTTTGTCGACTGTCTTTCCaaaaggataaaataaatctcGTCGACCCGAGCTCTTCGTACATTTTCCTACCGGCTGCACAGGTATACCGTCTACTCACGCATTGTATAATAGAATTCCGCGGACGGTTACAAAACGCGGCAATTGTGTCATAATCGAtgtaggtgaaaaaattgaatcactcGGGGACGATTGCACCGCGCCACTCGAACTCGAAAGCTCCGTCGAATCCGCGGGAGCCGTATCGACGAGTATGGAATGTAGTACGTTCGCAAGTGCGTCCCCGATCGTCGTTAAACCCCGATCGTCGTAAAATTCGCAGTTCGACAACGCCGAACTCCGAGGGCTCGTCGTCtattttcgatcgatgaaCGGCGTCGCTCGATCCGAGTCTCGACGATCCGGATAGGCGCGCGTGACGATATCTCGGTaacatggaaaatatttttcgccgAGCGGTGCATTTTACGTGGTCGTTGATACCGCGGCCTGGGCATGCCGGGTAGCAAAATGACGTATCGATCCACGGGGTCAGCCGAGGTCACGAAAGTTCAGAGCAACCGTTGGTTCAGCAACCCCGTGAGCAAAATGCAGGTATACCTGTAGCTAGGATAACGTAGCAACAAGGCGTTGTCGAGGGTGGAAGTGAAACCGACGTTATCGTAccgtatttttattcgaatacgaaaaaatttatttcacccaCCATTCTCATACCACGTACGTTCAGCGAGTGGACTAGAAATTAGCTCCCGCGAACCAGGATTTTCCAGAGTTTTgagtcgagctttttttttacagctgtAGGGAtaggggatgatttttttctttttcttcaagctTCTCCTTCTGCCGTTTCGCtcgttcttttcgtttcttctttcgagCAAGTTATAATTTCTTCCCGCGGCCTGATCTCACGTCgctctttttttatccacgtCTTGTTAATTTTTACGCATCGTCTGCCGGTCAGGcgagattttcgtttttcaaggaACGAGAACGAGTCGTCTCGCTCGTATggaggagagaattttttcgcgtAACTTCGCCGATACACCAgcgattatattattttctcttcctgtCCAGGATGATCGGGGCCATGCCTGCAGTGGCGGTACGCCACGAAAGACGtagacaagaaaaaagattgaaacgTCCGAGCCAGTTGTACCTCGGGGGTCAGTGGATGCCTCCGCCTCCTGGATCACCCCCTACCCCGAGTCCCCACGGACCGAATAGCCACCTAGATCCCTTGCCGGAGTTGTACCTGTGTGGAAAggtgtgaaaatttcacagaATCATTTATCGGAGTGAAGTTGCGGAGTGAACTCCGCGAAGCGTGGCAGCGTTTATTAATCTATTCAAATACACCTTTTCAGATATCCGCTCTTCACGCAGTGGTCGTCTGTCTTCTCCTGGGAGCAGTTATCCTGGTTGTCGGATTGGTCCAATTGGCACCCGGAGCGACGACGACCGACCACAGACTCGTTCTCCTCGTAGCCGGGGCCGCTCTCCTTTTATTaggtagaaaatgaaaaagttccgataaaaaatataatcatcgGGAATCAAAACGAATTTCGAGCCACGAGCAGCGCGTACAATAGATCCTTTCCAGTGGTTAATTAATAAATCGGACAATGGAGCCCCGAGCTTGACCGAGCTCTTTGTAATTTTTGCTCTCTGACCCGAATTGAAAAACGAGGATCACGTACCGCGTCGCCGGAGTCGAGATCGCAGTCAAACGAAATGACATCGCGAGGCTCTGATTACCCAGGGCTTTCGTgttaacgaaataataataataatgttttcTTCCATTCGATTCAAGGCATAGCTCTAGCCGGCGTGAGATGTTACGTTCTTCACTGCATGCCTTTGCCAGCGATATCGCCGATGGCGACACCGATACCCCCGGTCGGTACGGATCCACCTGCCAGAGGGGGTACCTTGGACCTCCTCGTCGGgcatcaaaatcaaaatcatcaAAATACCCCGGAGTTGGACGCTCTGATGCACTCCGACCACcagcaccaccaccatcatcatcacaaTCCCCATCACCACGGTAATCACAAGAAGAAGCGAAGCTCTCAGGGTTCGCACACGGAGGAAGCTTGATCGGAGAACATGAGTTGAGGGAAAGAagaatgtttaaaaaattgacaaatttttttt
Proteins encoded in this window:
- the LOC105683184 gene encoding uncharacterized protein LOC105683184 isoform X2, translating into MIGAMPAVAVRHERRRQEKRLKRPSQLYLGGQWMPPPPGSPPTPSPHGPNSHLDPLPELYLCGKISALHAVVVCLLLGAVILVVGLVQLAPGATTTDHRLVLLVAGAALLLLGIALAGVRCYVLHCMPLPAISPMATPIPPVGTDPPARGGTLDLLVGHQNQNHQNTPELDALMHSDHQHHHHHHHNPHHHGNHKKKRSSQGSHTEEA